The Arvicola amphibius chromosome 11, mArvAmp1.2, whole genome shotgun sequence genome has a segment encoding these proteins:
- the Sit1 gene encoding signaling threshold-regulating transmembrane adapter 1: MSSGSNCTGHLLALGIPSMTFAWGLWALLGVVTVLLLISLAVLLSQWTSRRSRSQEGQGHSGGSVEEIPLYGNLHYLQTGRLSEEPRPEGQDPSSGGPARATEEATCYTSLQLRPAQGRIPSSGTPIKYCEVVLDSEPKPQAPGPEPELYASVCAQTRRARASFPDQAYANSQPAPS, encoded by the exons ATGAGTAGCGGTAGCAACTGCACAGGCCACCTACTAGCATTGG GGATCCCCTCCATGACGTTTGCGTGGGGACTGTGGGCCCTCTTAGGGGTTGTGACAGTGTTGCTTCTCATTTCGCTGGCTGTACTCTTGTCCCAGTGGACCAGCCGTCGGAGCAGGAGCCAGGAGGGGCAGGGACA CTCCGGAGGGTCCGTGGAAGAAATTCCCCTGTATGGGAACCTGCACTATTTACAGACAG GACGGCTGTCTGAAGAGCCAAGGCCAGAAGGGCAGGACCCATCTTCTGGAGGCCCTGCCAGG GCTACAGAGGAGGCGACGTGCTACACTAGCCTGCAGCTGCGACCTGCACAAGGTCGGATCCCCAGCTCTGGGACCCCCATAAAGTACTGTGAGGTGGTGCTGGACTCTGAGCCAAAGCCCCAGGCCCCGGGCCCTGAGCCGGAACTCTATGCCTCAGTGTGCGCCCAGACACGCAGAGCCCGGGCTTCCTTCCCAGATCAGGCCTATGCCAACAGTCAGCCTGCACCCAGCTGA